One Streptomyces sp. V4I8 genomic window carries:
- a CDS encoding MarR family winged helix-turn-helix transcriptional regulator has protein sequence MRGLHADTGYLLYRMGLRSGQLFNTFLQESGVRLRHYAVLRFLATSSGALQRELSASLGYDPSAIVGLVDDLEKLGFAERRPSPDDRRSRIIVLTEGGRAFLRDTDEAGQRVTNDLLQPLDPAEREQLHSLLQRVTESGLG, from the coding sequence ATGCGCGGACTGCACGCGGACACGGGTTACCTGCTGTACCGCATGGGCCTGCGCTCGGGTCAGCTGTTCAACACGTTCCTGCAGGAGTCGGGGGTGCGCCTGCGCCACTACGCGGTGCTGCGGTTCCTCGCCACGTCTTCGGGCGCGCTCCAGCGCGAGCTGAGCGCGTCGCTCGGCTACGACCCGAGCGCGATCGTCGGCCTGGTCGACGACCTGGAGAAGCTGGGCTTCGCCGAGCGGCGCCCCTCCCCCGACGACCGCCGCAGCCGGATCATCGTCCTGACCGAGGGCGGCCGGGCGTTCCTGCGGGACACCGACGAGGCCGGGCAGCGCGTCACCAACGACCTCCTCCAGCCCCTCGACCCCGCCGAGCGCGAGCAGCTCCACTCGCTGCTGCAGCGCGTCACCGAGTCCGGACTGGGGTGA
- a CDS encoding SDR family NAD(P)-dependent oxidoreductase, translating into MPSIDLTGKAAVVTGSGRGLGLAYAHALAAHGASVVVNDVDEAVAEAAVKSITEAGGTAVAEVVPVGTTEAAERLVNRAVEEFGRLDILVTNAGILRDKVLWKMTDDDFDAVITTHLKGTFTCARAAAVRMREQGEGGTLVLVGSPAGQRGNFGQTNYAAAKAGIAAFARTWSMELGRANITVNAIVPVAATAMTETIPAFAPYIEAMKNGEPLPDFLRKGEGFGTPEDCAALVPFLASEAARGVTGQCIGVGGDKVALWSHPQEIAAAYADGGWTPDTLADVWSTSVGAELQSVGIPAPKFPEA; encoded by the coding sequence GTGCCCAGCATCGATCTCACCGGCAAGGCCGCCGTCGTCACCGGCAGCGGCCGGGGCCTCGGCCTCGCCTACGCCCACGCCCTGGCCGCGCACGGCGCCTCCGTGGTCGTCAACGACGTCGACGAGGCCGTGGCCGAGGCGGCCGTGAAGTCCATCACCGAGGCCGGCGGCACCGCCGTCGCCGAGGTCGTCCCGGTCGGCACGACCGAGGCTGCGGAGCGCCTGGTCAACCGAGCGGTCGAGGAGTTCGGGCGGCTCGACATCCTGGTGACCAACGCGGGCATCCTGCGCGACAAGGTCCTGTGGAAGATGACCGACGACGACTTCGACGCGGTGATCACCACCCACCTCAAGGGCACCTTCACCTGTGCCCGCGCCGCCGCCGTCCGCATGCGCGAGCAGGGCGAGGGCGGCACCCTCGTCCTGGTCGGCTCCCCGGCCGGCCAGCGCGGCAACTTCGGCCAGACGAACTACGCCGCCGCCAAGGCAGGCATCGCCGCCTTCGCCCGCACCTGGTCGATGGAGCTGGGCCGCGCGAACATCACCGTCAACGCGATCGTGCCGGTCGCCGCGACCGCCATGACCGAGACCATCCCCGCTTTCGCCCCGTACATCGAGGCGATGAAGAACGGCGAGCCGCTGCCCGACTTCCTGCGCAAGGGCGAGGGCTTCGGCACCCCCGAGGACTGCGCGGCCCTCGTCCCCTTCCTCGCGTCCGAGGCGGCCCGGGGCGTGACCGGTCAGTGCATCGGCGTCGGCGGCGACAAGGTGGCACTCTGGTCGCATCCGCAGGAGATCGCGGCGGCCTACGCCGACGGCGGCTGGACCCCCGACACCCTGGCCGACGTCTGGTCCACCTCGGTCGGCGCCGAACTCCAGTCGGTCGGCATCCCGGCGCCCAAGTTCCCGGAGGCGTGA
- a CDS encoding amidohydrolase family protein, whose translation MNVDDLVAIDVHTHAEVSSKGHSSLDDDLHDASSAYFKVEGKRKPTLEETAAYYRERKMAAVIFTVDAESATGTAPVPNEEVAEAAAANADVLIPFASIDPFRGKAGVKQARRLVEEYGVKGFKFHPSIQGFFPNDRSVAYDLFEVIEETGTIALFHTGQTGIGAGVPGGGGIRLKYSNPLHVDDVAADFPHLKIILAHPSFPWQDEALAVATHKPGVHIDLSGWSPKYFPPQLVQYANTLLKDKVLFGSDFPVLTPDRWLADFEKLSIKDEVKPKILKENAARLLGLTKP comes from the coding sequence ATGAATGTCGACGACCTCGTCGCGATCGACGTCCACACCCACGCGGAGGTGTCCTCCAAGGGTCACTCCTCCCTGGACGACGACCTGCACGACGCCTCCTCCGCCTACTTCAAGGTCGAGGGCAAGCGGAAGCCGACCCTGGAGGAGACCGCCGCGTACTACCGCGAGCGGAAGATGGCCGCCGTGATCTTCACGGTGGACGCCGAGTCCGCCACCGGCACCGCGCCCGTCCCGAACGAGGAGGTCGCGGAGGCCGCGGCCGCCAACGCGGACGTCCTCATCCCCTTCGCCTCGATCGACCCCTTCCGCGGCAAGGCGGGCGTGAAGCAGGCCCGCCGCCTGGTCGAGGAGTACGGGGTGAAGGGCTTCAAGTTCCACCCCAGCATCCAGGGCTTCTTCCCCAACGACCGCTCGGTGGCGTACGACCTCTTCGAGGTGATCGAGGAGACGGGCACCATCGCCCTCTTCCACACGGGCCAGACGGGCATCGGCGCCGGAGTCCCCGGCGGGGGCGGCATCCGGCTGAAGTACTCGAACCCCCTCCACGTCGACGACGTGGCGGCCGACTTCCCGCACTTGAAGATCATCCTGGCGCACCCGTCCTTCCCCTGGCAGGACGAGGCCCTCGCCGTCGCCACGCACAAGCCGGGCGTGCACATCGACCTGTCCGGCTGGTCGCCGAAGTACTTTCCGCCGCAGCTGGTGCAGTACGCCAACACCCTGCTGAAGGACAAGGTCCTCTTCGGCTCCGACTTCCCCGTCCTCACCCCCGACCGCTGGCTCGCCGACTTCGAGAAGCTGTCGATCAAGGACGAGGTCAAGCCGAAGATCCTCAAGGAGAACGCCGCCCGGCTGCTCGGGCTGACGAAACCGTAA
- a CDS encoding long-chain fatty acid--CoA ligase, whose translation MRNEGLGSWPARRARKTPHRTALIHGETSIDYRTLHTRTTRLAHALRERGVRRGDRIAYLGPNHPSYLETLFAAGTLGAVFVPLNTRLAGPEIAYQLADSGAKALLYGPSHAGLVAGLPGSTDVRTYVEVGAEYDAALASASEEPIDTPVTPDDTCIIMYTSGTTGRPKGAMLTHGNLTWNALNVLVDTDLTADERALVSAPLFHTAGLNMLTLPVLLKGGTCVLVEAFDPDATFDLIERHRITFMFGVPTMFDQIARHPRWPGADLSSLRILTCGGSPVPTPLIAAYQERNLTFLQGYGMTEAAPGTLFLDAEHAVSKAGSAGVPHFFSDVRVVRPDMAPVDVGETGEVVLRGPHVMPGYWGLPEETAASFADGWFRSGDAARIDEDGYVFIVDRIKDMIISGGENIYPAEIEDLLLAHPDIVECAVIGVPDDKWGEVPRAVVVPREGAAPDPDAILASLAGRLARYKIPKSVVLADELPRTASGKLLKSRVRTRYGNS comes from the coding sequence ATGCGCAACGAGGGACTGGGGTCATGGCCCGCACGCCGGGCCCGCAAGACCCCGCACCGCACCGCCCTGATCCACGGCGAGACGTCCATCGACTACCGCACCCTGCACACCCGCACGACCCGCCTCGCCCACGCCCTGCGCGAGAGGGGCGTGCGCCGCGGCGACCGCATCGCCTACCTCGGCCCGAACCACCCCTCCTACCTGGAGACCCTGTTCGCGGCCGGCACGCTCGGCGCGGTCTTCGTCCCGCTCAACACCCGTCTGGCCGGCCCGGAGATCGCCTACCAACTCGCCGACTCCGGCGCCAAGGCCCTCCTCTACGGCCCGTCGCACGCCGGACTGGTAGCCGGACTGCCGGGCAGCACGGACGTCCGTACCTACGTCGAAGTGGGCGCCGAGTACGACGCGGCGCTCGCCTCCGCCTCCGAGGAGCCCATCGACACGCCGGTCACCCCGGACGACACCTGCATCATCATGTACACCTCGGGGACGACGGGCCGCCCCAAGGGCGCGATGCTCACCCACGGCAACCTCACCTGGAACGCGCTCAACGTCCTCGTCGACACCGACCTGACCGCCGACGAACGCGCCCTGGTCTCGGCCCCGTTGTTCCACACGGCCGGTCTGAACATGCTGACGCTCCCGGTCCTGCTCAAGGGCGGCACCTGTGTCCTGGTCGAGGCCTTCGACCCGGACGCCACCTTCGACCTGATCGAACGGCACCGGATCACCTTCATGTTCGGCGTGCCGACCATGTTCGACCAGATCGCCCGCCACCCCCGCTGGCCCGGCGCCGACCTGTCCTCCCTCCGCATCCTGACGTGCGGCGGCTCCCCGGTCCCGACCCCGCTCATCGCCGCCTACCAGGAACGGAATCTGACGTTCCTTCAGGGCTACGGCATGACGGAGGCCGCGCCCGGCACCCTGTTCCTGGACGCCGAACACGCGGTGAGCAAGGCCGGTTCGGCGGGCGTACCGCACTTCTTCAGCGACGTACGGGTCGTACGGCCGGACATGGCGCCGGTCGACGTCGGCGAGACCGGCGAGGTCGTACTCCGCGGCCCGCACGTCATGCCCGGCTACTGGGGACTGCCCGAGGAGACGGCCGCGTCCTTCGCGGACGGCTGGTTCCGCAGCGGGGACGCGGCCCGGATCGACGAGGACGGCTATGTCTTCATCGTCGACCGCATCAAGGACATGATCATTTCCGGCGGCGAGAACATCTACCCCGCCGAGATCGAGGACCTGCTCCTCGCCCACCCGGACATCGTCGAGTGCGCGGTCATCGGCGTGCCCGACGACAAGTGGGGCGAGGTGCCGCGCGCGGTCGTCGTCCCCCGCGAGGGAGCCGCACCGGACCCCGACGCGATCCTCGCGTCCCTCGCCGGACGCCTCGCCAGGTACAAGATCCCCAAGTCGGTGGTCCTCGCGGACGAACTCCCGCGCACCGCCTCGGGAAAACTCCTCAAGTCCCGTGTCCGTACCCGGTACGGCAACAGTTAA
- a CDS encoding MaoC family dehydratase, whose amino-acid sequence MSITVNGLDELKKLAGSDLGTSEWIEITQDRINTFADATGDHQWIHVDPEKAAEGPFGAPIAHGYLTLSLFIPLFTELLDVQGVTTKVNYGLNKVRFPSPVKVGSRIRLVGNLAEVEEVPGGVQIAVEGTIEIEGGAKPAAVLTSLSRFYS is encoded by the coding sequence ATGAGCATCACCGTGAACGGCCTCGACGAACTGAAGAAGCTCGCGGGCAGCGACCTCGGCACCAGCGAGTGGATCGAGATCACCCAGGACCGCATCAACACGTTCGCCGACGCCACGGGCGACCACCAGTGGATCCACGTGGACCCGGAGAAGGCGGCCGAGGGGCCGTTCGGCGCGCCCATCGCCCATGGATATCTGACGCTCTCCCTCTTCATCCCTCTGTTCACCGAGCTGTTGGATGTGCAGGGTGTGACGACGAAGGTCAACTACGGCCTGAACAAGGTGCGTTTCCCGTCTCCGGTGAAAGTCGGGTCGCGGATACGGCTCGTCGGTAATCTGGCGGAGGTGGAGGAGGTGCCGGGCGGCGTACAGATCGCTGTGGAAGGCACCATCGAGATCGAGGGCGGGGCGAAGCCGGCGGCCGTACTGACGAGCCTGTCGCGCTTCTACAGCTGA
- a CDS encoding FxsB family cyclophane-forming radical SAM/SPASM peptide maturase has product MTGPTAPLRQLVLKVHSRCDLACRHCYVYEHADQSWSSRPRVISQETISWTALRLAEHAKKHQLASVQVILHGGEPLLAGPARLRAVCEALTLALYGVCALDLRIHTNAVQLGERHLDLFAEYGVRVGVSLDGDRVANDRHRLFANGRSSYDKVLRAIALLDQDRYRHLYAGILCTIDVRDDPVAVHDALAALRPPRVDFLLPHATWDAPPLRPDGAETRYADWLLAVHRRWSERGCPMPVRLFDSVVSTLGGGPGLTEAMGLEAADVVVVETDGTYEQADSLKTAYDGAPVTGKDVFRHTLDEVARHPGITARQHGLDGLCAECRSCPVVRSCGGGLFAHRYRSDGTGFDNPSVYCADLKELIQSIDARTGVSATRPVEGFDALADGSDEGVGVRQLARIRQDITRELLTAVREEIGPSAGELWERSWQLALDLGRRDGALLEPLLAHPYTRTWAVRCLDEAASPAHLASLVAALALPVRVGEKASVPVRDGVAYLPGLGSVRVHLPCSVVELTEHHLQGPDWEPLHRVRGDGLDIVLDDADPHRDCFRTAVGGRLTQGETDLWRHVLPHAWALIRKTLPAVASGMTEGLRVITPLAAPPDPEHFVPGGGFGALGVRLDAAPERVAVDLVRGFRLDVLDALLDACDLYDESDARTGALLGDTYARAATDALRHDTEAARRTRAQWAELSAVGSLTALGRRFVEGIGRSL; this is encoded by the coding sequence ATGACCGGTCCGACCGCCCCGCTGCGGCAGCTCGTGCTGAAAGTGCACAGCAGATGCGATCTCGCCTGCCGGCACTGCTACGTCTACGAGCACGCCGACCAGAGCTGGAGCTCGCGACCCAGAGTGATCTCACAGGAAACGATCTCCTGGACCGCCCTCCGGCTGGCGGAGCATGCCAAGAAGCACCAGCTCGCCTCCGTACAGGTCATTCTGCACGGAGGCGAGCCGCTGCTCGCCGGTCCGGCACGCCTACGGGCCGTCTGTGAGGCGCTGACCCTCGCGCTGTACGGCGTCTGCGCCCTCGATCTGCGCATCCATACCAACGCCGTTCAGCTCGGCGAGCGCCACCTCGACCTCTTCGCCGAGTACGGCGTCCGGGTCGGCGTCTCCCTCGACGGGGACCGGGTCGCCAACGACCGACACCGGCTCTTCGCCAACGGCCGCAGCAGCTACGACAAGGTCCTCCGGGCCATCGCCCTGCTCGACCAGGACCGCTACCGCCACCTGTACGCCGGCATCCTGTGCACCATCGACGTGCGCGACGACCCCGTGGCCGTGCACGACGCCCTGGCCGCCCTGCGGCCCCCGCGCGTCGACTTCCTCCTGCCCCACGCCACCTGGGACGCCCCGCCCCTGCGGCCCGACGGCGCCGAAACCCGGTATGCCGACTGGCTCCTCGCCGTCCATCGCCGCTGGAGCGAGCGGGGGTGCCCGATGCCGGTGCGGCTGTTCGACTCGGTCGTCAGCACCCTCGGCGGTGGTCCCGGCCTCACCGAGGCGATGGGCCTGGAAGCCGCCGATGTCGTCGTCGTCGAGACCGACGGCACCTACGAGCAGGCGGACTCGCTGAAGACTGCCTACGACGGGGCACCGGTCACCGGCAAGGACGTCTTCCGGCACACCCTCGACGAGGTGGCCCGCCACCCCGGCATCACCGCCCGGCAGCACGGCCTGGACGGCCTGTGCGCCGAGTGCCGTTCCTGCCCCGTGGTGCGTTCCTGCGGCGGCGGACTGTTCGCCCACCGGTACCGGTCCGACGGCACCGGATTCGACAACCCGTCGGTCTACTGCGCGGACCTCAAGGAACTGATCCAGTCGATCGACGCCCGGACCGGCGTGAGCGCGACCCGTCCGGTCGAGGGCTTCGACGCGCTCGCCGACGGCAGCGACGAAGGCGTCGGAGTACGGCAGTTGGCGCGGATCCGCCAGGACATCACCCGTGAGCTGCTGACCGCCGTACGCGAGGAGATCGGGCCGAGCGCGGGCGAGCTGTGGGAGCGATCCTGGCAGCTGGCCCTCGACCTGGGGCGACGCGACGGTGCCCTGCTCGAACCGCTCCTGGCGCACCCCTACACCCGCACCTGGGCCGTGCGCTGCCTGGACGAAGCCGCCTCGCCCGCTCATCTGGCCTCCCTCGTGGCCGCCCTGGCCCTGCCGGTGCGGGTCGGAGAGAAGGCGTCGGTGCCGGTGCGTGACGGCGTCGCGTATCTTCCGGGCCTGGGCAGCGTACGCGTCCATCTTCCGTGCTCCGTAGTCGAGTTGACGGAACATCACCTCCAAGGTCCGGACTGGGAACCGCTGCACCGGGTCCGCGGTGACGGGCTGGACATCGTTCTGGACGACGCAGACCCCCATCGCGACTGCTTCCGCACTGCGGTCGGCGGACGGCTGACGCAGGGGGAGACCGACCTCTGGCGTCATGTGCTGCCACACGCCTGGGCGTTGATCCGCAAGACCTTGCCGGCCGTCGCCTCCGGGATGACGGAGGGCCTGCGCGTGATCACTCCGCTCGCCGCTCCGCCGGATCCCGAACACTTCGTACCCGGCGGCGGATTCGGCGCACTGGGCGTCCGTCTCGACGCCGCCCCGGAACGCGTCGCCGTGGACCTCGTGCGCGGCTTCCGGCTCGATGTGCTGGACGCCCTGCTCGACGCGTGCGACCTGTACGACGAGTCGGACGCCCGCACCGGGGCGCTGCTCGGCGACACCTACGCGCGCGCCGCGACCGACGCTCTACGGCACGACACCGAGGCGGCCCGCCGCACGCGCGCCCAGTGGGCCGAGCTGTCGGCGGTCGGCTCGCTGACCGCGCTCGGCCGGCGGTTCGTCGAGGGCATCGGGCGGAGTCTGTGA